Genomic DNA from Carnobacterium divergens DSM 20623:
AAAGTAATTTAATTCGGTTAGAATGAATTTAAATTAACATGAGAAAGTTATTAAAAGTTACATACGATTTATCTAGTGAAATATTGAGTAGCCTATATAAACTGTAAATTCATTTTTTAGGGGGCGATAATTTTGAATAATAAAAAGTTTAATATTGTTATTTTTATGATGTTAACTGTAGTGATTTTTTATTTACAAGATATGGTGAAAGCAGTTACTTTAAATGAAGAAATAAAGACCGAAGAAACAAGCTTATCCACCCCGTCAGATTCAAGTTGCCCAATTGATTCAACAGCCCCATCGATTTCCTCTAATTCAACAATAAATGGAACACAAGTTAACCTTACCAATAACGAAAAAAATGATGAAACCGATTTAAACGAATCAGTCAATAGTGAAAGCAACCAAAAAAGCACCAATCAAATCAGTCCTCGCTTACTAGATCTTGATGTTGGAACAAGTACATTAACAGGAAGTTACACAACTGGAGCTTGTGGACAAGGGATAACGACGATTCATTATAAATATGTTCCGTTAGTAGCAGTTGGATTGAATACGGTTCCAATACTAGCTGTCCAAATTCCTCCTGAAATAGCAGCGCAATTAGCAGGAAATACAGCTAAGCAAACCTTATTTTTAAAAAATTTAACTGGAAATGTCACTTATCCTACTCAATCGATTTTAGGTGGAACGAGTACAGCCTCCATTCAAGCAACGGATAAAGGATTTACTTTAACTTACAATGAGAGCTTATCAGCAGTAGTAATCACGTTCCCAAAAACAGGTTTAAGCTTAGGCTTATTAATTGAATGGTCTTTAAATATGGTCATTGATACGGTTGCCCTTTATAAAAATGGGATTATTATTCCGCCAGCTGCAAACGGTGCGAACTATCCAATTAAGGGAACAATGACGTCCGCCTCACAAGGAATTAATTTAACAGTAGGTTTAGGAAATACAAAAGCAGGAAGTATCAACACCCCTTCAATGGGACTAGGAACCTGTCCAATACTCGCAATCAAGCCCCCAGTAATCAACGACACGATGCAACATGGAAATAAAAGTATTACCGGAACGATTAACCAAACAAAAGACCCAGGCTACACCTATACAGCTGATATTACGTTATCTGCGCCAGACGGTAGTCATGCCCCCATTGTTACAACAGGTGTTTTAGTAGACAACAGTGGAAATTTTTCAATAAATGCAGCTAATGCCTACGAATATGGTGATACTGTGACGGCGATTCTCCATGCAAAAGCCATTACAGGAACTGATCAATATCAAAGTACCCTCAGTAATATAGCAACTGTAAAATGGCCTATTGTTGCTCCAACATTAACCACACCCGTAGTCGGAAATACTCAAATTACAGGAAGCGCCATCCAAACAGTTACCACAGGTTTGTATCAAGTTGCCGTGACCGTAAATAATCAAACGACGAATGTCCCCTTAAATGCAAATGGCACATTCGCTTTGACAGGTTTAGCTCCATTGAAAGGAGGTGATCAAGTTAGTGTTGTCATTCAAGGCATCAGTAGTCGAACAGCTAATAAAATCTTAGTGAGTAGCAATAATGTTTCAAGTACGATTGCCTTTGTAACACCCCAATTAGCTGTAACTCAAATTGTTGAAAAATGGTCAAAAGATGGGACGTGGATTCCAGCTATATCTGCTGTCACAAACCAAAAAGTACGCTTCACAATCAAAGTCCAATTACAAAATAGCAACGCCATTTGGGATAATCAACTTTTACTAAATTGGATTCCTAGCGGAGTAACCAATCTAACAAATCCACAAGTTAGTAAGGTGAGCGCAACCGGTGTTTCGACTGTAATAGGTACTCCAGTAGTCGTTCCACAAAGTTCAAGCCCATCAGGTTCAGCGTATCAGTTTCAAAATTTACTTGCTGGAAATAATTTGGTAACCGCCAATGAGGCCCTTACTCTTCAATATTCTGCAACCATCGCGCCAAATGTTGCCAACACCACTTTAGTAAATAGCTTTTTCGTGAATGGAACAAATGGAGGAGGAACAGCGATTGCCCAGCAATCACTAGTTGCAACTTTACCAATTGGAGATGGAACGTTGCGCTTAGTGAGTGCCCCTAGTCAAATTAGCTTCGGCACATTATCGGTTCCAACTGCTACAAAGATTTACAATCCAGCGACTGTTACAAATTCACTTTCTGTTGCCGACGGACGCGTCCAAAAAGCCCAATGGCATTTATATGTTCGTGAAACCCAACCACTAACAGCTGGAGCCAATGTGTTAAATCAAGTGTTAATTTATAGCAAGGCTGGTCAAGATATTCCATTAAATCAAAGCAACCAAGAAATTTACACCGCTACATCAACCGACGATAATGCAACAGTAATCCAATGGCCAAAAGGTGAGGGGATTCGACTTAAAATAGGCCCGAATCCGAATGTTAAATCGGGTCAAAGCTATCAAGGAAAACTGGAATGGAATTTATCCGACGCACCGATTTAAAAAGTTAAAGCAAGGCTCAAAGGGGAAAATAAAAAAGAGAGAAGGAATAAAAAATGAAAATGACAAAAACAGTAATTTTTAGTTTGGCTACCTTTGCTACAGTAACACTTGGAGGTGCTCCTGTATTTGCTGCAACTGCTGGAGTGATGAACTCGAATACAGATATTATTTTCCAGGCAGAGACTTCTATTACAGATCCTACCAACCCACTTATTCCAGGAGCTCCAGTTACTCCTAATCCATCTGATCCTCATGAACCTGGAACAGCTGGGCCCTTAAGTATCGATTATGTTTCTAATTTTCATTTTGGAACAGCAACGATTGATGATATGGATAAAATTTATTATGCTCAACTAGATTCTGTTGTAGATAAAACAACAGGCTTGCCTCTACAAGTGCCAAACTACGTGCAAGTAACAGATAAGCGTGGGAACAATGCCGGCTGGAAACTACTTGTGAAACAAAATGGTCAGTTTAAAACAACCGATACGAACACAACGCCATTAGACAATGCGCAACTTCATTTAAGTGCAGGAACTCCCTTGTCAGTTGTCCCAATTTTATTTAGTCCAACAACGACAGCTGTTAATCTTGATCCAACAGGAACGGCCTCTTCAACTGTGATGACTGCTGTTGCGAATAAAGGTTTTGGAACGTGGACTTCTTCATTTGGAGCCGATAACATAGGAGGTTTGACAGGTGTTTCACTGAATATACCAATGGCAAGTTCGAAAGTATCCAATGTTCAATATAAAACAACACTAACTTGGAACCTTGAAGATAGCCCAAACTAAAAAAATCAGCCAAAGGAAATAAATCAGATTAAGATACGATTGCCTTTGGCTTTTTTTACTAATTTAATTGAAAAGAGGATTAGATATGAAACGATTTAGCTACTTATTTTTATTAATAGCAAGCATGATAATTGTTATGCCAAAGCTAGCAGATG
This window encodes:
- a CDS encoding WxL domain-containing protein — encoded protein: MNNKKFNIVIFMMLTVVIFYLQDMVKAVTLNEEIKTEETSLSTPSDSSCPIDSTAPSISSNSTINGTQVNLTNNEKNDETDLNESVNSESNQKSTNQISPRLLDLDVGTSTLTGSYTTGACGQGITTIHYKYVPLVAVGLNTVPILAVQIPPEIAAQLAGNTAKQTLFLKNLTGNVTYPTQSILGGTSTASIQATDKGFTLTYNESLSAVVITFPKTGLSLGLLIEWSLNMVIDTVALYKNGIIIPPAANGANYPIKGTMTSASQGINLTVGLGNTKAGSINTPSMGLGTCPILAIKPPVINDTMQHGNKSITGTINQTKDPGYTYTADITLSAPDGSHAPIVTTGVLVDNSGNFSINAANAYEYGDTVTAILHAKAITGTDQYQSTLSNIATVKWPIVAPTLTTPVVGNTQITGSAIQTVTTGLYQVAVTVNNQTTNVPLNANGTFALTGLAPLKGGDQVSVVIQGISSRTANKILVSSNNVSSTIAFVTPQLAVTQIVEKWSKDGTWIPAISAVTNQKVRFTIKVQLQNSNAIWDNQLLLNWIPSGVTNLTNPQVSKVSATGVSTVIGTPVVVPQSSSPSGSAYQFQNLLAGNNLVTANEALTLQYSATIAPNVANTTLVNSFFVNGTNGGGTAIAQQSLVATLPIGDGTLRLVSAPSQISFGTLSVPTATKIYNPATVTNSLSVADGRVQKAQWHLYVRETQPLTAGANVLNQVLIYSKAGQDIPLNQSNQEIYTATSTDDNATVIQWPKGEGIRLKIGPNPNVKSGQSYQGKLEWNLSDAPI
- a CDS encoding WxL domain-containing protein, with amino-acid sequence MKMTKTVIFSLATFATVTLGGAPVFAATAGVMNSNTDIIFQAETSITDPTNPLIPGAPVTPNPSDPHEPGTAGPLSIDYVSNFHFGTATIDDMDKIYYAQLDSVVDKTTGLPLQVPNYVQVTDKRGNNAGWKLLVKQNGQFKTTDTNTTPLDNAQLHLSAGTPLSVVPILFSPTTTAVNLDPTGTASSTVMTAVANKGFGTWTSSFGADNIGGLTGVSLNIPMASSKVSNVQYKTTLTWNLEDSPN